In one window of Tellurirhabdus rosea DNA:
- a CDS encoding PIN domain-containing protein — protein MVYFDTDVLVHYYMKQDLRKHQKALQLIEQAVADGLFLISTLSLNELSFVLAKLKINRDVINSHLSELYLTKPEAILLKHFKRAAEIAY, from the coding sequence ATGGTTTACTTTGATACCGATGTGCTGGTTCATTACTATATGAAACAGGACCTTCGGAAACATCAAAAAGCTTTGCAACTTATTGAACAGGCCGTCGCTGACGGCCTGTTTCTTATTTCTACCTTATCGCTCAACGAACTATCCTTTGTGTTGGCAAAGCTTAAAATAAACCGGGATGTTATCAATAGTCACCTCTCCGAGCTTTACCTTACTAAGCCAGAAGCTATCTTGCTGAAGCATTTTAAACGGGCCGCTGAAATAGCTTATTAG
- the accB gene encoding acetyl-CoA carboxylase biotin carboxyl carrier protein, producing METRDIQKLIDFIAQSGLDEVNIETNDLKISVKRYGQAPSSFVPSAAPAPVQQALPQSVAPAPASAPAPQAAPAAPAKADESNYVTIKSPMIGTFYRSSSPDTPSFVEVGSEVKTGKVVCIIEAMKLFNEIESEVSGRIVKVLVENATPVEYDQPLFLVEPM from the coding sequence ATGGAAACCAGAGACATTCAGAAACTCATCGATTTCATTGCGCAGTCCGGACTGGACGAGGTAAACATTGAAACCAACGACCTCAAAATCAGCGTTAAGCGCTACGGTCAGGCGCCTTCGTCCTTTGTGCCTTCCGCCGCCCCGGCTCCGGTGCAGCAGGCCCTTCCGCAGTCGGTAGCCCCGGCTCCGGCGTCCGCGCCGGCTCCGCAGGCCGCACCGGCCGCCCCCGCCAAAGCGGACGAGTCGAACTACGTGACCATCAAATCCCCGATGATCGGTACGTTCTACCGCTCTTCGAGCCCCGACACGCCGTCCTTCGTGGAGGTAGGCAGCGAAGTCAAAACCGGCAAGGTCGTGTGCATCATCGAGGCCATGAAGCTGTTCAACGAAATCGAATCTGAAGTGTCCGGTCGGATCGTGAAAGTGCTGGTAGAAAACGCCACGCCGGTAGAATACGACCAGCCGTTGTTCCTTGTCGAACCCATGTAA
- a CDS encoding YceD family protein, translating to MNELKKYDISIFGLEDKAHEYEFESGDAFFEAMEQELIQHGQFKTHLKLEKSSTMIRLDFHLVGEVELLCDRTLEPFREPIDVQNRMFLKFADHNEELTDEIELIAWNTKVINVARYIFDFIGLALPVRKLHPRFRNEEEEDDDSGEEGRLIYSSGGAAGEDDEQAPEPPIDPRWEALRKLNDN from the coding sequence GTGAACGAGCTGAAGAAATACGACATTTCGATATTCGGGCTGGAGGATAAGGCACACGAATACGAGTTCGAGTCAGGCGATGCGTTCTTCGAGGCGATGGAGCAGGAACTGATTCAGCACGGGCAATTTAAAACCCACCTGAAGCTGGAGAAGTCTTCCACGATGATTCGGCTGGATTTCCACCTGGTGGGCGAAGTCGAACTCCTCTGCGACCGCACCCTCGAACCGTTCCGCGAACCCATTGACGTTCAGAACCGGATGTTTCTGAAGTTTGCGGACCATAACGAGGAACTGACCGACGAAATAGAACTGATCGCCTGGAATACGAAGGTCATCAACGTTGCCCGCTATATTTTCGACTTTATCGGACTTGCGCTTCCGGTGCGGAAACTCCATCCGCGCTTTCGCAACGAAGAGGAGGAGGACGACGATAGCGGGGAAGAAGGCCGGCTCATCTACTCCTCCGGCGGCGCTGCCGGTGAGGACGACGAGCAAGCACCCGAACCGCCCATCGACCCGCGCTGGGAGGCGCTCAGGAAGCTGAACGATAATTAA
- a CDS encoding beta-ketoacyl-ACP synthase III — MTKLRAAITGVHGYVPDYILTNAELEKMVDTNDEWITSRTGIKERHILKGEGQGTSHMAAEAVRGLLAKTNTQPDEVDLLICATTTPDFVFPSTANLITDMVGIRSVGSFDIQAACSGFLYALTIGTQFIETGKYRKVVVVGADKMSSIIDYTDRTTCVLFGDGAGAVLLEPNEEGYGIHDSIIRSDGVGQHHLFQKAGGSRYPPSHETIDKRWHYVYQDGPSVFKFAVKNMADVSAEIMERNGLKGEDVAWLVPHQANKRIIEATANRMGVGMDKVMLNIHKYGNTTAATIPLCLFDYESQLHKGDNLVLAAFGGGFTWGSVYVKWAI, encoded by the coding sequence ATGACCAAATTAAGAGCGGCAATTACCGGAGTCCACGGTTATGTACCGGACTACATTCTGACCAACGCGGAGTTGGAGAAGATGGTGGATACCAATGATGAATGGATTACTTCCCGCACTGGCATTAAAGAGCGCCATATTCTGAAAGGCGAAGGACAGGGTACGTCGCACATGGCCGCAGAAGCGGTTCGGGGTCTACTGGCAAAAACCAATACGCAGCCGGATGAAGTAGATTTACTAATTTGCGCCACCACCACGCCGGACTTCGTTTTTCCGTCGACGGCCAACCTGATTACCGACATGGTCGGAATCCGGTCGGTGGGCAGTTTCGATATTCAGGCGGCGTGCTCGGGGTTCCTGTACGCGCTGACCATCGGCACCCAGTTTATTGAAACCGGAAAGTACCGTAAAGTGGTGGTCGTCGGTGCGGATAAAATGTCGTCTATCATCGACTATACCGATCGGACAACCTGTGTACTGTTTGGCGACGGAGCCGGAGCCGTTCTTCTGGAGCCGAACGAAGAAGGCTATGGCATCCACGACTCGATCATCCGTTCGGACGGCGTCGGCCAGCATCACCTCTTCCAGAAAGCCGGAGGAAGCCGCTACCCGCCCTCGCACGAAACCATCGATAAACGGTGGCATTACGTGTACCAGGATGGCCCGTCGGTGTTTAAATTTGCCGTCAAAAACATGGCCGATGTGTCCGCCGAAATCATGGAACGCAACGGTCTGAAAGGCGAGGATGTCGCCTGGCTGGTCCCGCACCAGGCCAACAAACGCATCATCGAAGCCACCGCCAACCGCATGGGCGTCGGGATGGACAAAGTGATGCTGAATATCCATAAGTACGGAAATACCACGGCGGCCACCATCCCGCTGTGCCTTTTTGATTACGAATCCCAACTGCACAAAGGCGACAACCTCGTGCTCGCCGCCTTCGGAGGCGGGTTTACCTGGGGGTCGGTGTATGTGAAGTGGGCAATTTAA
- a CDS encoding sodium/sugar symporter: protein MNHLHAADYAVFLLYFVLVSGYGYWVYQRRKTAQTSTKDFFLAEGSLTWWAIGASLIASNISAEHFIGMAGSGFAMGLAISSYEWIAAATLIIVAVWFIPVYLKNGIYTMPQFLAQRYNDTVATIMAVFWLVVYVLVNLTSILYLGAIAIESLTGIPFTTGTVGLALFAIVITLGGMKVIGYTDVVQVVVLVCGGLVVTYLALQLVADRVGADGIFGGLAALQSEADSHFHMYFEPSHPHYSTLPGLSLVTGGMWVNNLAYWGCNQYIVQRALGADLKTARSGILFAAFLKLLIPLIVVIPGIAAYVLFQNGTFREAMMTPTGVVRPDNAYPVLMNLLPTGMKGLAFAALTAAVVASLAGKCNSISTIFTLDIYKKFFNPAASEQKLVRVGRWAVVGAFLIAIVIAPMLRSFDQVYQYIQEYTNFLTPGVFSIFLLGLFWKRTTTRAAMAVALLTIPFSTLLKFWPELMGSFGVEAGEIPFLHRTMWVFCLDVLLMVFLTLTDSASRQKQKALVVDRQLFRVTPSFVAGSAVIVAVLAVLYTVFW from the coding sequence ATGAATCATTTACACGCCGCCGATTATGCGGTGTTCCTGCTTTATTTTGTCCTGGTATCAGGCTACGGATACTGGGTGTACCAACGCCGTAAAACTGCCCAGACGAGTACCAAAGATTTCTTTCTGGCCGAAGGCTCGCTGACCTGGTGGGCCATCGGCGCCTCCCTCATTGCGTCCAATATCTCCGCCGAACACTTTATCGGCATGGCCGGGTCGGGCTTCGCGATGGGCCTCGCGATTTCCTCCTACGAATGGATTGCCGCGGCCACGCTCATCATCGTGGCCGTCTGGTTTATTCCGGTTTACCTCAAAAACGGCATCTATACCATGCCGCAGTTTCTGGCGCAGCGCTACAACGACACCGTCGCGACGATCATGGCCGTGTTCTGGCTGGTCGTTTACGTGCTGGTTAACCTGACCTCAATTCTGTACCTCGGCGCCATTGCCATCGAGTCGCTGACCGGGATTCCGTTTACTACGGGCACCGTCGGCCTGGCGCTGTTTGCCATCGTCATCACGCTCGGCGGCATGAAAGTGATCGGCTATACCGACGTGGTGCAGGTGGTGGTGCTGGTCTGCGGCGGGCTGGTGGTGACGTACCTGGCCCTGCAACTGGTCGCCGACCGGGTCGGAGCCGACGGCATTTTCGGCGGACTGGCGGCCCTGCAAAGCGAGGCGGATTCCCACTTTCACATGTATTTCGAACCTTCCCATCCGCATTACAGCACCTTGCCGGGGCTTTCGCTGGTGACGGGCGGCATGTGGGTCAACAACCTGGCCTATTGGGGCTGCAACCAGTACATCGTCCAGCGGGCCCTCGGGGCGGATCTGAAAACGGCCCGCAGCGGCATCCTGTTTGCCGCCTTCCTGAAACTGCTCATTCCGCTGATCGTGGTCATTCCGGGCATAGCGGCGTACGTCCTGTTTCAAAACGGCACGTTCCGCGAGGCCATGATGACTCCTACGGGCGTCGTGCGGCCCGACAACGCCTATCCGGTCCTGATGAACCTCCTGCCGACGGGCATGAAAGGACTGGCCTTTGCCGCCCTGACGGCCGCCGTCGTGGCTTCGCTGGCGGGCAAGTGCAACAGTATCTCCACCATTTTCACCCTCGACATTTACAAAAAATTCTTCAACCCGGCGGCTTCGGAGCAGAAGCTGGTGCGGGTGGGACGATGGGCGGTCGTCGGGGCCTTCCTCATTGCGATTGTCATTGCGCCCATGCTGCGCTCCTTCGACCAGGTGTACCAGTACATTCAGGAATACACCAACTTCCTGACGCCCGGGGTTTTCTCGATTTTTCTGCTGGGACTTTTCTGGAAACGAACGACTACCCGCGCGGCGATGGCGGTGGCGCTGCTGACAATTCCGTTCTCGACCCTGCTTAAATTCTGGCCGGAACTCATGGGCAGTTTCGGGGTAGAGGCCGGGGAAATTCCGTTCCTGCACCGCACCATGTGGGTGTTCTGTCTGGATGTGCTGCTGATGGTTTTCCTGACGCTGACGGACTCGGCCAGCCGACAAAAACAGAAAGCCCTGGTGGTGGACCGGCAGTTGTTCCGCGTCACGCCATCTTTTGTGGCCGGATCGGCCGTAATTGTGGCCGTGCTTGCCGTTTTATATACCGTCTTTTGGTAG
- a CDS encoding HNH endonuclease, whose product MPDNALEGFIHAFSNLNTGGGRIKESAPHKPLVLLSVIQAFENGLLTDNRIFITPELTSLFKSNWNNLVTTGHTLSFAMPFFRLKNEDGGWWKLISNAGCELWVQTGDLSSFNSLSNAVSSAEIDIKLAELLLNATSRNVLKQTILDRYFPGKSISSITDKSAGVDELRREILEESPTEYSSKLKGMKKRFNTETYEIELYAREAVFRREIVRLYNDTCCITGARVSAPYSFSMVDACHIVPFYKTFNNHPTNGIALCPNLHRAFDKGAISIDDNYRLIASRTFVENEISPYSLKSLVGKAIQLPMDERYWPDPEAFAWHRRHTFRA is encoded by the coding sequence ATGCCTGATAACGCACTGGAAGGCTTCATACACGCCTTCTCGAATCTAAATACAGGGGGCGGAAGGATTAAAGAAAGTGCTCCTCACAAGCCCCTAGTCCTCCTTTCTGTTATTCAGGCATTTGAAAATGGGTTATTAACCGACAATCGGATTTTCATCACGCCAGAGCTTACCAGCCTATTCAAATCCAATTGGAACAACTTGGTTACGACCGGGCATACACTCAGCTTTGCCATGCCGTTTTTTCGCCTGAAAAACGAAGATGGCGGCTGGTGGAAGTTGATTTCTAATGCTGGATGTGAACTTTGGGTACAAACAGGTGATCTATCAAGCTTTAACAGTTTAAGTAACGCGGTGTCGTCCGCTGAAATTGACATCAAGCTCGCTGAGTTACTTCTCAATGCTACTTCCCGTAATGTTTTGAAACAAACTATCCTGGATCGATATTTCCCAGGTAAGTCCATTAGTTCTATTACTGACAAAAGCGCAGGTGTCGACGAGCTTAGACGCGAGATATTGGAAGAATCTCCAACTGAATACAGTAGCAAGTTGAAGGGCATGAAAAAGCGATTCAATACTGAAACTTACGAAATTGAGTTGTATGCTCGCGAAGCTGTGTTTAGACGTGAGATTGTCCGGCTTTACAACGATACGTGTTGCATCACTGGCGCTCGTGTATCAGCTCCCTATTCGTTCTCAATGGTTGATGCGTGCCACATTGTGCCCTTCTACAAGACGTTTAATAATCACCCAACCAACGGTATCGCGCTTTGCCCGAACCTACACCGCGCTTTTGACAAAGGAGCGATTTCAATTGACGACAACTACCGCCTTATTGCTTCACGGACGTTTGTGGAAAATGAAATTAGCCCTTACAGTTTAAAGTCACTAGTCGGCAAAGCAATTCAACTACCGATGGACGAACGGTATTGGCCAGATCCAGAAGCGTTTGCCTGGCATCGGCGGCACACCTTCAGGGCTTAG
- the plsX gene encoding phosphate acyltransferase PlsX yields the protein MKIAVDAMGGDFAPEAIVEGAVLAARELPEDVTIVLVGKQAVIEELLTKYQHTGSQIEVVHAEEVVEMGEHPTKALSQKPNSSIGVGFKLLREKQVDAFCGAGNTGAMHVGALFSIKAIEGVQRPCIAGFVPQVTGGHAIMLDIGANADCKPEMLEQFGEIGSIYAQYTFGIDKPRVALMNIGEEEQKGSLVAQAAHQMLKNNRKIHFIGNIEGKDMFVGKADVIVTDGFTGNILFKLGESLYEVTKGLGISHEFIDKTNYESVGGSPIVGVNGNVIIAHGISTPTAIKNMLHMTRKQVETNAYQKIAQALS from the coding sequence ATGAAAATTGCAGTGGATGCAATGGGCGGCGATTTCGCTCCCGAGGCAATAGTAGAAGGTGCCGTCTTGGCTGCCAGGGAATTACCGGAAGACGTAACGATTGTACTGGTCGGCAAACAGGCCGTCATTGAAGAGCTTCTTACCAAATATCAGCATACTGGTTCGCAGATTGAGGTAGTTCATGCCGAAGAGGTGGTGGAGATGGGCGAACACCCGACAAAAGCCCTTTCCCAGAAGCCCAATTCCAGCATCGGAGTTGGGTTTAAACTTTTACGGGAAAAACAGGTAGACGCCTTCTGCGGGGCAGGCAACACGGGCGCCATGCACGTAGGTGCCCTTTTCAGCATCAAAGCCATCGAAGGCGTACAGCGTCCCTGCATTGCGGGCTTCGTGCCGCAGGTTACCGGAGGCCACGCCATCATGCTGGACATCGGCGCCAATGCCGACTGTAAGCCCGAAATGCTCGAACAGTTCGGCGAAATCGGTTCTATCTACGCCCAGTATACCTTCGGCATCGACAAGCCCCGGGTGGCGCTGATGAACATCGGCGAGGAAGAACAGAAAGGCTCGCTGGTGGCCCAGGCGGCTCACCAAATGCTCAAAAACAACCGCAAAATTCACTTCATCGGCAACATTGAAGGCAAGGACATGTTTGTCGGCAAGGCGGACGTGATCGTGACCGACGGTTTTACGGGCAATATCCTGTTCAAGCTCGGCGAATCGTTGTACGAAGTGACGAAAGGACTTGGCATCAGCCACGAATTTATCGACAAAACCAACTACGAGTCGGTAGGCGGCAGTCCGATCGTCGGCGTGAACGGCAACGTCATCATTGCGCACGGCATCTCGACGCCCACGGCGATCAAGAACATGCTGCACATGACCCGAAAACAGGTAGAAACCAACGCATACCAGAAAATCGCACAAGCACTAAGCTAA
- a CDS encoding phosphatase PAP2 family protein, whose amino-acid sequence MKKLLLGNRPFFVTWFLLLLAVSGLMLRYTKAELIRWVNEHFHPAGDLLFQSITHLGDGAFFVFVVLVLAFRSFRYAVMGLASFLLSTLVAQGLKHYVFPDNLRPSKFFENSGWNFRTIEGLDLHSFNSFPSGHTTSAFALFCLLALLDERKGRGWFFALLAAAVGYSRVYLFQHFVEDAYAGALIGVTSTVVVYLLFSPRWERSPKAWHDRRFVLPSRRSAK is encoded by the coding sequence ATGAAGAAGTTACTGCTCGGCAACCGCCCTTTTTTTGTTACCTGGTTCCTCCTTCTGCTGGCCGTCAGTGGCCTGATGCTCCGCTATACCAAAGCCGAACTCATCCGCTGGGTCAACGAACATTTTCATCCGGCGGGCGACCTTTTGTTTCAATCCATCACGCACCTGGGCGACGGGGCCTTCTTCGTCTTTGTCGTTCTTGTGCTGGCTTTTCGCTCGTTTCGGTACGCGGTGATGGGGCTGGCCAGCTTTCTGCTGTCGACGCTGGTGGCGCAGGGGCTGAAGCATTACGTCTTTCCGGACAATCTGCGTCCGTCCAAGTTTTTTGAAAACTCCGGCTGGAATTTCCGCACCATCGAAGGGCTGGATTTGCACAGCTTCAACAGTTTTCCGTCCGGGCACACCACGTCCGCCTTTGCGCTGTTCTGTCTGCTGGCACTGCTCGACGAACGAAAAGGCCGCGGCTGGTTCTTCGCGCTGCTGGCGGCCGCAGTGGGCTACTCCCGCGTTTACCTGTTCCAGCATTTTGTCGAGGATGCCTATGCCGGGGCGCTGATCGGGGTGACGTCCACGGTGGTCGTTTACCTGCTGTTCAGTCCGCGGTGGGAACGAAGCCCTAAAGCGTGGCACGACCGACGTTTTGTGCTGCCTTCGCGTCGTTCCGCCAAATAA
- the accC gene encoding acetyl-CoA carboxylase biotin carboxylase subunit, giving the protein MFKKILIANRGEIALRIIRTCREMGIKTVAVYSTADRDSLHVRFADEAVCIGPPVSRQSYLNIPSIISAAEVTGADAIHPGYGFLSENAEFSQICADYGIKFIGATAEQINAMGDKSTAKATMKAAGVPVIPGSDGLLESIEEGKRLAADMGYPVIIKATAGGGGRGMRIIRSEGEFEKAWNDAKMESGAAFGNDGLYLEKFVEEPRHIEIQVVGDQYGKVCHLSERDCSIQRRHQKLVEETPSPIVSAELRQQMGEAAIKGASAIGYEGAGTIEFLVDKHGKFYFMEMNTRIQVEHPITEEVTDFDLIKEQIKVAAGVPISGRNYTPKLFSMECRINAEDPINGFRPSPGKITNLHFPGGHGVRIDSHVYSGYTIPPNYDSMIAKLIVTGQSREEVITRMKRALQEFVIEGIKTTIPFHIKLMDDPKFQSGQFTTAFLEGFDFSTL; this is encoded by the coding sequence ATGTTTAAAAAAATCCTCATCGCTAACCGGGGCGAAATCGCGCTGCGGATCATCCGGACCTGCCGGGAAATGGGCATCAAAACGGTGGCCGTCTACTCGACAGCCGACCGCGACAGCCTGCACGTCCGGTTTGCCGACGAAGCCGTCTGCATCGGTCCGCCGGTCAGCCGTCAGTCATACCTCAACATTCCGAGTATCATTTCTGCGGCCGAAGTGACGGGCGCCGACGCGATTCACCCCGGCTACGGTTTTCTTTCCGAGAACGCGGAATTTTCGCAAATCTGCGCCGATTACGGCATCAAGTTCATCGGGGCGACCGCCGAGCAGATCAACGCCATGGGCGACAAGTCGACTGCGAAAGCAACCATGAAAGCCGCTGGTGTACCCGTTATCCCCGGCTCCGACGGCCTGCTGGAATCCATTGAAGAAGGCAAGCGCCTGGCCGCCGACATGGGTTACCCGGTCATCATTAAGGCTACGGCGGGCGGCGGCGGACGCGGCATGCGCATCATCCGCTCGGAAGGCGAATTTGAGAAAGCCTGGAACGACGCCAAAATGGAGTCCGGAGCGGCTTTCGGCAACGACGGTCTGTACCTCGAAAAATTCGTCGAAGAACCCCGTCACATCGAAATTCAGGTGGTGGGCGACCAGTACGGCAAAGTGTGCCACCTCTCGGAGCGCGACTGCTCGATCCAGCGGCGGCACCAGAAACTCGTCGAAGAAACGCCCTCTCCCATCGTTTCGGCCGAACTGCGGCAGCAGATGGGCGAAGCGGCCATCAAAGGAGCCTCGGCCATCGGCTACGAAGGTGCCGGCACCATCGAGTTCCTGGTCGATAAGCACGGGAAGTTCTACTTCATGGAGATGAACACCCGGATTCAGGTGGAGCACCCGATCACGGAAGAAGTGACGGATTTTGACCTCATCAAGGAACAGATCAAGGTAGCCGCGGGCGTTCCCATTTCGGGCCGCAACTACACGCCGAAGCTGTTTTCGATGGAGTGCCGGATCAACGCCGAAGACCCCATCAACGGCTTCCGTCCGTCGCCGGGCAAAATCACGAACCTGCACTTCCCCGGCGGCCACGGCGTCCGGATCGACAGCCACGTGTACAGCGGCTACACCATTCCGCCGAACTACGACTCGATGATTGCGAAACTGATCGTCACGGGCCAGTCGCGGGAGGAAGTCATCACGCGGATGAAGCGGGCGTTGCAGGAATTTGTCATCGAAGGCATCAAGACGACCATTCCGTTCCACATCAAGCTGATGGACGACCCGAAATTCCAGTCGGGCCAGTTCACAACGGCCTTCCTGGAAGGGTTTGACTTCTCGACGCTGTAA
- the rpmF gene encoding 50S ribosomal protein L32 has product MAHPKRRHSSTRRDKRRTHDKLTSKQLSIDATTGEIHVRHHAHVYEGNLYYKGRLVIENYAKTA; this is encoded by the coding sequence ATGGCACATCCCAAACGCAGACACTCAAGCACCCGCCGCGACAAGCGGAGAACGCACGATAAACTGACTTCGAAACAACTGTCGATCGATGCGACCACGGGCGAAATCCACGTTCGTCACCACGCGCACGTTTACGAAGGCAATTTGTATTACAAAGGCCGCCTCGTAATCGAGAACTACGCAAAGACGGCTTAA
- a CDS encoding cysteine desulfurase family protein: MIYLDNNATTRLDPRVLEAMMPFLTDVYANAASTHPFGVSASEAVKTARQQVADLLGCETHEIIFTSGATEAINIALKGVAESYQSRGRHIVTVQTEHKAVLDVCGYLETRGFEVTYLPVQPDGLLDLEVVKAAIRPDTILVCVMLVNNETGVIQPIHEIAELAHEAGVLFMTDATQAVGKLPVNVDAMGQAGASVDLLALSGHKLYGPKGIGALFVRQRRPNRVKLPALLHGGGHERGFRSGTLNVPGIVGLGKACELAGQEMPVQTQSIAALRDRLEAALLQIPGTRVNGNREHRLYNTTNIYFEHCDSDAMIMGLEGIAVSNGSACTAASIDPSHVLLALGLNETEAFSCLRFSLGRFTTEADVAATVKAVKEVVEGLRALVG, translated from the coding sequence ATGATTTACCTCGACAACAACGCCACCACCCGCCTCGACCCCCGCGTATTGGAAGCCATGATGCCGTTTCTGACGGACGTCTACGCCAACGCCGCCAGTACGCACCCTTTTGGTGTATCGGCCAGCGAGGCTGTCAAGACGGCTCGTCAGCAGGTAGCCGATTTGCTCGGGTGCGAAACGCACGAAATCATTTTTACGTCGGGGGCTACCGAAGCCATCAATATCGCCCTCAAAGGCGTTGCGGAAAGTTACCAAAGCCGGGGCCGCCACATTGTAACGGTCCAAACCGAACATAAGGCCGTGCTCGACGTTTGCGGCTATCTGGAAACCCGGGGATTCGAGGTTACCTACCTGCCCGTTCAGCCGGACGGCTTGCTGGATTTGGAAGTCGTTAAAGCGGCTATTCGGCCCGATACCATTCTGGTGTGCGTGATGCTGGTGAACAACGAAACCGGCGTCATTCAACCCATCCACGAGATTGCCGAACTGGCCCACGAAGCCGGGGTGTTGTTCATGACCGATGCGACCCAGGCCGTAGGTAAATTACCTGTCAATGTGGACGCGATGGGGCAGGCCGGGGCTTCAGTCGATCTGCTAGCCCTATCCGGACATAAGCTGTACGGCCCCAAAGGCATCGGCGCTTTGTTTGTCCGGCAGCGCCGACCCAACCGCGTCAAGCTGCCCGCTCTGCTCCACGGCGGAGGCCACGAGCGCGGTTTTCGGAGCGGTACGCTCAATGTACCGGGCATCGTCGGCCTCGGCAAAGCCTGCGAGTTGGCCGGGCAGGAAATGCCGGTACAGACGCAGTCAATTGCGGCTCTCCGCGACCGGCTGGAAGCGGCCCTGCTCCAAATTCCCGGCACTCGCGTCAATGGAAACCGGGAACACCGGCTTTATAACACCACCAACATCTACTTCGAACACTGCGACAGCGACGCGATGATTATGGGCCTGGAAGGCATCGCGGTTTCCAACGGTTCCGCCTGTACGGCGGCGTCCATTGACCCGTCGCACGTGCTGCTGGCGCTGGGCCTGAACGAAACCGAAGCCTTTTCGTGCCTGCGGTTCAGCCTGGGGCGGTTTACGACCGAAGCAGATGTGGCGGCAACGGTGAAGGCGGTGAAGGAAGTGGTGGAGGGGTTAAGAGCGCTGGTTGGATGA
- the efp gene encoding elongation factor P codes for MATTADIRNGLVLNFNNDLFQITEFQHVKPGKGAAFVRTKLKSLTTGKVLDNTFNSGVTIYPVRVERRKFQYLYKDEAGYNFMDQESFDQINIGEKLIDGADLMKEGQEVEILINAENETPLTCELPPFVEVEVTYAEPGIRGDTANSPKKKVEVETGATIMVPLFIEQGDKIRVDTRTYDYVERVK; via the coding sequence ATGGCAACGACCGCAGACATTCGAAACGGGTTGGTACTCAACTTCAACAACGACTTATTCCAGATTACTGAATTCCAGCACGTGAAGCCCGGCAAGGGCGCGGCTTTCGTCCGCACCAAGCTGAAAAGCCTCACGACGGGCAAAGTACTGGACAACACCTTCAACTCCGGGGTGACGATCTATCCGGTTCGGGTAGAGCGCCGCAAGTTTCAGTACCTCTACAAGGACGAAGCGGGGTACAACTTCATGGACCAGGAGTCGTTCGACCAGATCAACATCGGCGAAAAGCTGATCGACGGGGCGGACCTCATGAAAGAAGGTCAGGAAGTGGAAATCCTGATTAATGCCGAAAATGAAACGCCCCTGACGTGCGAATTGCCGCCGTTCGTGGAAGTGGAAGTTACGTACGCCGAACCGGGCATCCGGGGCGATACGGCCAACAGCCCCAAGAAAAAAGTGGAAGTGGAAACCGGCGCCACCATCATGGTCCCGCTTTTCATTGAACAGGGCGACAAAATCCGCGTCGATACCCGCACTTACGATTACGTTGAACGAGTAAAATAA